One region of Penaeus vannamei isolate JL-2024 chromosome 36, ASM4276789v1, whole genome shotgun sequence genomic DNA includes:
- the LOC138859512 gene encoding CD209 antigen-like protein D produces MLEDLGCLYTVTTQRNWIASRDNCLSYGAHLFVPQTSEQYFALKDHYTSKGLLNWKWVGLTARKWLDGRLAEDVWNGGEPNGPADTSQCGLMQPEWSMDDKYCVESYEYICQVDL; encoded by the exons ATGCTGGAGGACTTGGGATGCCTCTACACGGTGACAACCCAGAGGAACTGGATCGCCTCCCGTGACAACTGCCTCTCCTATGGCGCACATCTGTTCGTTCCTCAGACCAGCGAGCAGTATTTTGCTTTGAAGGATCATTACACTTCAAAAGGTCTTCTGA ACTGGAAATGGGTCGGACTAACCGCTCGAAAGTGGCTGGATGGTCGCCTGGCAGAAGACGTGTGGAACGGCGGTGAGCCCAATGGCCCTGCTGACACTTCACAGTGCGGACTGATGCAACCTGAATGGTCCATGGATGACAAATACTGCGTGGAAAGCTACGAGTACATCTGCCAAGTCGACTTGTAG